GATCGCATAGGCATTTCTCTCAGGCTCGGAGTCAATTTTCAAAACAGTCAGCCACGACCAATCCCGAAGCGGCACGATACCTTTTCGCTCACCCCGTCGAAGTTCCTCCATTACAGCTTCCGTGGCCGCCAACGTATCACCAAGCACAGCTCGCAACAGTTGTTCACGTTCAATCAACGCGAAGTTGGACAGGACCGTATTGTCGGCTACCGCCTTGGTCACCGTTTCGCCGCCTCAACCTCGGCATTTATGTCATCCGTGCTTAGTCTCCGGATCGGGATGCCTTTCTCCATCATTTCGCGTTCAAGCTCAATGCGCGTCAAAC
Above is a genomic segment from Nitrospirota bacterium containing:
- a CDS encoding DUF3368 domain-containing protein; this encodes MTKAVADNTVLSNFALIEREQLLRAVLGDTLAATEAVMEELRRGERKGIVPLRDWSWLTVLKIDSEPERNAYAIFSETLGKGESSCLSLALSKKLLLLTDDVDARMMAHRRSVKVSERLVCSCWP